A single Ziziphus jujuba cultivar Dongzao chromosome 11, ASM3175591v1 DNA region contains:
- the LOC125420292 gene encoding pentatricopeptide repeat-containing protein At4g35850, mitochondrial-like isoform X2, which yields MRLIRSITGQRNSLREVGQRNYASSVSEYNTVIGSLTAQRRHFLLRDMYDDMILDGVQPTRDTFHFVIVGTMKRSCLQDAFYFSDQMRSMGLVPDVIDEIDGALGDGKGAVEVILKMVSADKKFDTGRRIFQMKKIMKVHRKFIIHMEFPFHDSLENGFIYLFNQQLIVLSAVGVRDFDIDGDIDGAS from the exons atgaggctcattcgatcaatcactg GGCAGCGTAATTCACTACGAGAGGTGGGACAGAGGAACTACGCAAGCAGTGTCTCTGAGTATAACACTGTTATCGGTTCTCTCACCGCGCAGAGAAG gcatttcttgctgagagatatgtatgatgatatgatactggatggagtacagccaactagggatacattccatttTGTCATCGTTGGAACCATGAAAAGATCTTGCTTGCAGGACGCTTTCTACTTTTCTGACCAAATGAGATCCATGGGTTTGGTCCCTGAT gtgattgatgaaatagatggagctcttggtgatggcaaaggtgctgtggaggttattctaaagatg GTTTCTGCAGATAAGAAGTTTGATACAGGAAGgagaattttccaaatgaagaaaatcatgaaagtacatagaaagtttatcattcatatggagtttccttttcatgattccctggaaaatg ggttcatatatttgttcaaccaacagttaatcgtgttgtcagcag ttggtgttcgagattttgacattgatggtgACATTGATGGTGCCAgttga
- the LOC125420292 gene encoding pentatricopeptide repeat-containing protein At4g35850, mitochondrial-like isoform X1, with product MRLIRSITGQRNSLREVGQRNYASSVSEYNTVIGSLTAQRRHFLLRDMYDDMILDGVQPTRDTFHFVIVGTMKRSCLQDAFYFSDQMRSMGLVPDVIDEIDGALGDGKGAVEVILKMVSADKKFDTGRRIFQMKKIMKVHRKFIIHMEFPFHDSLENGFIYLFNQQLIVLSAGIKSVSVLVEVPHMLLMVSLKFGIIPIVVPVGVRDFDIDGDIDGAS from the exons atgaggctcattcgatcaatcactg GGCAGCGTAATTCACTACGAGAGGTGGGACAGAGGAACTACGCAAGCAGTGTCTCTGAGTATAACACTGTTATCGGTTCTCTCACCGCGCAGAGAAG gcatttcttgctgagagatatgtatgatgatatgatactggatggagtacagccaactagggatacattccatttTGTCATCGTTGGAACCATGAAAAGATCTTGCTTGCAGGACGCTTTCTACTTTTCTGACCAAATGAGATCCATGGGTTTGGTCCCTGAT gtgattgatgaaatagatggagctcttggtgatggcaaaggtgctgtggaggttattctaaagatg GTTTCTGCAGATAAGAAGTTTGATACAGGAAGgagaattttccaaatgaagaaaatcatgaaagtacatagaaagtttatcattcatatggagtttccttttcatgattccctggaaaatg ggttcatatatttgttcaaccaacagttaatcgtgttgtcagcag gtatcaaatctgtctccgttttagtggaggtgccccatatgcttttaatggtgtcactaaagtttggcattataccaattgtggtgccagttggtgttcgagattttgacattgatggtgACATTGATGGTGCCAgttga